One Pomacea canaliculata isolate SZHN2017 linkage group LG9, ASM307304v1, whole genome shotgun sequence DNA segment encodes these proteins:
- the LOC112572953 gene encoding putative glycerol-3-phosphate transporter 2 isoform X5, with protein MKELGMLQYGEFRSAKSTGIIFALGWIAYGSTYLLRKPIGVIKADLEKDLDLSKSALGWLDTALLLPYAVMQMVLGQLGDKFGARQTFGIGLLLSGLSMISFGWWNNFNLFWVLLFINGTAQAQCWPNCTKVLLSWFSDEVRNSIFGMFGTCAFAGGVIGTMLALLVGVVVLLFYKMPEDVGITVSGRVTMSEKPSGQGTKSMSFLQLWKLPMLMEVAVAVFCLKVVRYCMYMWLPMYLLQQLKYEQSTAGILSTIFEVGGVLGSALIGFILDRYFQGRGLFGTALSVTMSTVALVMFTFTGSWGTTFNVAFLLLAGAFNAGPDTMLGGSIPADLGEKYGQNAAAATVGLVNGFGSIGPCIEGPLIGLVATWYGWTSVFFVMTVLSAFGALAVFRASMIQTRINLERLQNINHI; from the exons ATGAAG GAGTTGGGCATGCTTCAGTATGGAGAATTCAGGTCTGCGAAGTCAACAGGCATTATTTTTGCTCTTGGTTGGATTGCATATGGATCGACATACCTTCTACGGAAACCCATTGGAGTG attaagGCAGATCTGGAAAAAGATCTTGATCTGAGCAAGAGTGCTTTGGGGTGGCTAGACACTGCTTTGCTTTTGCCCTATGCTGTTATGCAG ATGGTCTTGGGTCAGTTAGGAGACAAGTTTGGTGCAAGACAGACCTTTGGTATAGGGTTGCTGCTGTCTGGTCTCTCTATG ATTTCATTTGGCTGGTGGaataatttcaatttattttggGTTCTTTTGTTCATCAATGGCACAGCTCAG GCTCAGTGCTGGCCTAACTGTACCAAAGTTCTACTATCATGGTTCTCTGATGAAGTCCGCAACTCTATCTTTGGGATGTTTGGCACCTGTGCATTTGCAGGAGGAGTGATTGGAACCATGCTTGCT ttACTGGTTGGTGTCGTCGTGCTGCTTTTCTACAAGATGCCAGAGGATGTGGGAATTACAGTTTCTGGCAGAG TGACAATGTCAGAAAAACCCAGTGGACAGGGGACAAAGAGTATGAGTTTCTTGCAGTTGTGGAAGCTTCC AATGCTGATGGAGGTGGCTGTGGCAGTGTTTTGCCTGAAAGTAGTTCGCTACTGTATGTACATGTGGTTGCCCATGTACCTCCTGCAACAG CTAAAATATGAGCAGAGTACAGCAGGCATTCTGTCCACCATCTTTGAAGTTGGTGGAGTTTTGGGTAGCGCTCTTATTGGCTTCATCTTAGACAG ATATTTCCAGGGCAGAGGGTTGTTTGGCACAGCACTCTCAGTCACTATGTCGACAGTTGCTCTTGTGATGTTCACGTTCACAGGGTCCTGGGGTACAACGTTCAATGTAGCTTTTCTCCTGCTGGCAGGTGCTTTCAATGCAGGACCTGACACAATGCTAG GGGGTTCGATTCCTGCAGACCTGGGAGAGAAATATGGACAAAACGCAGCTGCTGCAACAGTGGGCCTTGTTAATG GCTTTGGTAGTATTGGACCTTGTATAGAGGGCCCTTTGATAGGGCTGGTGGCGACCTGGTATGGCTGGACCAGTGTCTTCTTCGTGATGACAGTGCTCTCAGCATTTGGT
- the LOC112572953 gene encoding putative glycerol-3-phosphate transporter 5 isoform X2, producing MKELGMLQYGEFRSAKSTGIIFALGWIAYGSTYLLRKPIGVIKADLEKDLDLSKSALGWLDTALLLPYAVMQMVLGQLGDKFGARQTFGIGLLLSGLSMISFGWWNNFNLFWVLLFINGTAQAQCWPNCTKVLLSWFSDEVRNSIFGMFGTCAFAGGVIGTMLAVYLQAHSGWRAVFFLPSIIVLLVGVVVLLFYKMPEDVGITVSGRVTMSEKPSGQGTKSMSFLQLWKLPMLMEVAVAVFCLKVVRYCMYMWLPMYLLQQLKYEQSTAGILSTIFEVGGVLGSALIGFILDRYFQGRGLFGTALSVTMSTVALVMFTFTGSWGTTFNVAFLLLAGAFNAGPDTMLGGSIPADLGEKYGQNAAAATVGLVNGFGSIGPCIEGPLIGLVATWYGWTSVFFVMTVLSAFGALAVFRASMIQTRINLERLQNINHI from the exons ATGAAG GAGTTGGGCATGCTTCAGTATGGAGAATTCAGGTCTGCGAAGTCAACAGGCATTATTTTTGCTCTTGGTTGGATTGCATATGGATCGACATACCTTCTACGGAAACCCATTGGAGTG attaagGCAGATCTGGAAAAAGATCTTGATCTGAGCAAGAGTGCTTTGGGGTGGCTAGACACTGCTTTGCTTTTGCCCTATGCTGTTATGCAG ATGGTCTTGGGTCAGTTAGGAGACAAGTTTGGTGCAAGACAGACCTTTGGTATAGGGTTGCTGCTGTCTGGTCTCTCTATG ATTTCATTTGGCTGGTGGaataatttcaatttattttggGTTCTTTTGTTCATCAATGGCACAGCTCAG GCTCAGTGCTGGCCTAACTGTACCAAAGTTCTACTATCATGGTTCTCTGATGAAGTCCGCAACTCTATCTTTGGGATGTTTGGCACCTGTGCATTTGCAGGAGGAGTGATTGGAACCATGCTTGCT GTTTACTTGCAAGCTCATAGTGGCTGGCGAGCGGTTTTCTTTCTGCCATCAATAATAGTT ttACTGGTTGGTGTCGTCGTGCTGCTTTTCTACAAGATGCCAGAGGATGTGGGAATTACAGTTTCTGGCAGAG TGACAATGTCAGAAAAACCCAGTGGACAGGGGACAAAGAGTATGAGTTTCTTGCAGTTGTGGAAGCTTCC AATGCTGATGGAGGTGGCTGTGGCAGTGTTTTGCCTGAAAGTAGTTCGCTACTGTATGTACATGTGGTTGCCCATGTACCTCCTGCAACAG CTAAAATATGAGCAGAGTACAGCAGGCATTCTGTCCACCATCTTTGAAGTTGGTGGAGTTTTGGGTAGCGCTCTTATTGGCTTCATCTTAGACAG ATATTTCCAGGGCAGAGGGTTGTTTGGCACAGCACTCTCAGTCACTATGTCGACAGTTGCTCTTGTGATGTTCACGTTCACAGGGTCCTGGGGTACAACGTTCAATGTAGCTTTTCTCCTGCTGGCAGGTGCTTTCAATGCAGGACCTGACACAATGCTAG GGGGTTCGATTCCTGCAGACCTGGGAGAGAAATATGGACAAAACGCAGCTGCTGCAACAGTGGGCCTTGTTAATG GCTTTGGTAGTATTGGACCTTGTATAGAGGGCCCTTTGATAGGGCTGGTGGCGACCTGGTATGGCTGGACCAGTGTCTTCTTCGTGATGACAGTGCTCTCAGCATTTGGT
- the LOC112572953 gene encoding putative glycerol-3-phosphate transporter 5 isoform X4, whose product MKELGMLQYGEFRSAKSTGIIFALGWIAYGSTYLLRKPIGVIKADLEKDLDLSKSALGWLDTALLLPYAVMQMVLGQLGDKFGARQTFGIGLLLSGLSMISFGWWNNFNLFWVLLFINGTAQAQCWPNCTKVLLSWFSDEVRNSIFGMFGTCAFAGGVIGTMLALLVGVVVLLFYKMPEDVGITVSGRDSKLKMTMSEKPSGQGTKSMSFLQLWKLPMLMEVAVAVFCLKVVRYCMYMWLPMYLLQQLKYEQSTAGILSTIFEVGGVLGSALIGFILDRYFQGRGLFGTALSVTMSTVALVMFTFTGSWGTTFNVAFLLLAGAFNAGPDTMLGGSIPADLGEKYGQNAAAATVGLVNGFGSIGPCIEGPLIGLVATWYGWTSVFFVMTVLSAFGALAVFRASMIQTRINLERLQNINHI is encoded by the exons ATGAAG GAGTTGGGCATGCTTCAGTATGGAGAATTCAGGTCTGCGAAGTCAACAGGCATTATTTTTGCTCTTGGTTGGATTGCATATGGATCGACATACCTTCTACGGAAACCCATTGGAGTG attaagGCAGATCTGGAAAAAGATCTTGATCTGAGCAAGAGTGCTTTGGGGTGGCTAGACACTGCTTTGCTTTTGCCCTATGCTGTTATGCAG ATGGTCTTGGGTCAGTTAGGAGACAAGTTTGGTGCAAGACAGACCTTTGGTATAGGGTTGCTGCTGTCTGGTCTCTCTATG ATTTCATTTGGCTGGTGGaataatttcaatttattttggGTTCTTTTGTTCATCAATGGCACAGCTCAG GCTCAGTGCTGGCCTAACTGTACCAAAGTTCTACTATCATGGTTCTCTGATGAAGTCCGCAACTCTATCTTTGGGATGTTTGGCACCTGTGCATTTGCAGGAGGAGTGATTGGAACCATGCTTGCT ttACTGGTTGGTGTCGTCGTGCTGCTTTTCTACAAGATGCCAGAGGATGTGGGAATTACAGTTTCTGGCAGAG ATTCAAAATTGAAGA TGACAATGTCAGAAAAACCCAGTGGACAGGGGACAAAGAGTATGAGTTTCTTGCAGTTGTGGAAGCTTCC AATGCTGATGGAGGTGGCTGTGGCAGTGTTTTGCCTGAAAGTAGTTCGCTACTGTATGTACATGTGGTTGCCCATGTACCTCCTGCAACAG CTAAAATATGAGCAGAGTACAGCAGGCATTCTGTCCACCATCTTTGAAGTTGGTGGAGTTTTGGGTAGCGCTCTTATTGGCTTCATCTTAGACAG ATATTTCCAGGGCAGAGGGTTGTTTGGCACAGCACTCTCAGTCACTATGTCGACAGTTGCTCTTGTGATGTTCACGTTCACAGGGTCCTGGGGTACAACGTTCAATGTAGCTTTTCTCCTGCTGGCAGGTGCTTTCAATGCAGGACCTGACACAATGCTAG GGGGTTCGATTCCTGCAGACCTGGGAGAGAAATATGGACAAAACGCAGCTGCTGCAACAGTGGGCCTTGTTAATG GCTTTGGTAGTATTGGACCTTGTATAGAGGGCCCTTTGATAGGGCTGGTGGCGACCTGGTATGGCTGGACCAGTGTCTTCTTCGTGATGACAGTGCTCTCAGCATTTGGT
- the LOC112572953 gene encoding putative glycerol-3-phosphate transporter 5 isoform X3, whose protein sequence is MLQYGEFRSAKSTGIIFALGWIAYGSTYLLRKPIGVIKADLEKDLDLSKSALGWLDTALLLPYAVMQMVLGQLGDKFGARQTFGIGLLLSGLSMISFGWWNNFNLFWVLLFINGTAQAQCWPNCTKVLLSWFSDEVRNSIFGMFGTCAFAGGVIGTMLAVYLQAHSGWRAVFFLPSIIVLLVGVVVLLFYKMPEDVGITVSGRDSKLKMTMSEKPSGQGTKSMSFLQLWKLPMLMEVAVAVFCLKVVRYCMYMWLPMYLLQQLKYEQSTAGILSTIFEVGGVLGSALIGFILDRYFQGRGLFGTALSVTMSTVALVMFTFTGSWGTTFNVAFLLLAGAFNAGPDTMLGGSIPADLGEKYGQNAAAATVGLVNGFGSIGPCIEGPLIGLVATWYGWTSVFFVMTVLSAFGALAVFRASMIQTRINLERLQNINHI, encoded by the exons ATGCTTCAGTATGGAGAATTCAGGTCTGCGAAGTCAACAGGCATTATTTTTGCTCTTGGTTGGATTGCATATGGATCGACATACCTTCTACGGAAACCCATTGGAGTG attaagGCAGATCTGGAAAAAGATCTTGATCTGAGCAAGAGTGCTTTGGGGTGGCTAGACACTGCTTTGCTTTTGCCCTATGCTGTTATGCAG ATGGTCTTGGGTCAGTTAGGAGACAAGTTTGGTGCAAGACAGACCTTTGGTATAGGGTTGCTGCTGTCTGGTCTCTCTATG ATTTCATTTGGCTGGTGGaataatttcaatttattttggGTTCTTTTGTTCATCAATGGCACAGCTCAG GCTCAGTGCTGGCCTAACTGTACCAAAGTTCTACTATCATGGTTCTCTGATGAAGTCCGCAACTCTATCTTTGGGATGTTTGGCACCTGTGCATTTGCAGGAGGAGTGATTGGAACCATGCTTGCT GTTTACTTGCAAGCTCATAGTGGCTGGCGAGCGGTTTTCTTTCTGCCATCAATAATAGTT ttACTGGTTGGTGTCGTCGTGCTGCTTTTCTACAAGATGCCAGAGGATGTGGGAATTACAGTTTCTGGCAGAG ATTCAAAATTGAAGA TGACAATGTCAGAAAAACCCAGTGGACAGGGGACAAAGAGTATGAGTTTCTTGCAGTTGTGGAAGCTTCC AATGCTGATGGAGGTGGCTGTGGCAGTGTTTTGCCTGAAAGTAGTTCGCTACTGTATGTACATGTGGTTGCCCATGTACCTCCTGCAACAG CTAAAATATGAGCAGAGTACAGCAGGCATTCTGTCCACCATCTTTGAAGTTGGTGGAGTTTTGGGTAGCGCTCTTATTGGCTTCATCTTAGACAG ATATTTCCAGGGCAGAGGGTTGTTTGGCACAGCACTCTCAGTCACTATGTCGACAGTTGCTCTTGTGATGTTCACGTTCACAGGGTCCTGGGGTACAACGTTCAATGTAGCTTTTCTCCTGCTGGCAGGTGCTTTCAATGCAGGACCTGACACAATGCTAG GGGGTTCGATTCCTGCAGACCTGGGAGAGAAATATGGACAAAACGCAGCTGCTGCAACAGTGGGCCTTGTTAATG GCTTTGGTAGTATTGGACCTTGTATAGAGGGCCCTTTGATAGGGCTGGTGGCGACCTGGTATGGCTGGACCAGTGTCTTCTTCGTGATGACAGTGCTCTCAGCATTTGGT
- the LOC112572953 gene encoding putative glycerol-3-phosphate transporter 5 isoform X1, translated as MKELGMLQYGEFRSAKSTGIIFALGWIAYGSTYLLRKPIGVIKADLEKDLDLSKSALGWLDTALLLPYAVMQMVLGQLGDKFGARQTFGIGLLLSGLSMISFGWWNNFNLFWVLLFINGTAQAQCWPNCTKVLLSWFSDEVRNSIFGMFGTCAFAGGVIGTMLAVYLQAHSGWRAVFFLPSIIVLLVGVVVLLFYKMPEDVGITVSGRDSKLKMTMSEKPSGQGTKSMSFLQLWKLPMLMEVAVAVFCLKVVRYCMYMWLPMYLLQQLKYEQSTAGILSTIFEVGGVLGSALIGFILDRYFQGRGLFGTALSVTMSTVALVMFTFTGSWGTTFNVAFLLLAGAFNAGPDTMLGGSIPADLGEKYGQNAAAATVGLVNGFGSIGPCIEGPLIGLVATWYGWTSVFFVMTVLSAFGALAVFRASMIQTRINLERLQNINHI; from the exons ATGAAG GAGTTGGGCATGCTTCAGTATGGAGAATTCAGGTCTGCGAAGTCAACAGGCATTATTTTTGCTCTTGGTTGGATTGCATATGGATCGACATACCTTCTACGGAAACCCATTGGAGTG attaagGCAGATCTGGAAAAAGATCTTGATCTGAGCAAGAGTGCTTTGGGGTGGCTAGACACTGCTTTGCTTTTGCCCTATGCTGTTATGCAG ATGGTCTTGGGTCAGTTAGGAGACAAGTTTGGTGCAAGACAGACCTTTGGTATAGGGTTGCTGCTGTCTGGTCTCTCTATG ATTTCATTTGGCTGGTGGaataatttcaatttattttggGTTCTTTTGTTCATCAATGGCACAGCTCAG GCTCAGTGCTGGCCTAACTGTACCAAAGTTCTACTATCATGGTTCTCTGATGAAGTCCGCAACTCTATCTTTGGGATGTTTGGCACCTGTGCATTTGCAGGAGGAGTGATTGGAACCATGCTTGCT GTTTACTTGCAAGCTCATAGTGGCTGGCGAGCGGTTTTCTTTCTGCCATCAATAATAGTT ttACTGGTTGGTGTCGTCGTGCTGCTTTTCTACAAGATGCCAGAGGATGTGGGAATTACAGTTTCTGGCAGAG ATTCAAAATTGAAGA TGACAATGTCAGAAAAACCCAGTGGACAGGGGACAAAGAGTATGAGTTTCTTGCAGTTGTGGAAGCTTCC AATGCTGATGGAGGTGGCTGTGGCAGTGTTTTGCCTGAAAGTAGTTCGCTACTGTATGTACATGTGGTTGCCCATGTACCTCCTGCAACAG CTAAAATATGAGCAGAGTACAGCAGGCATTCTGTCCACCATCTTTGAAGTTGGTGGAGTTTTGGGTAGCGCTCTTATTGGCTTCATCTTAGACAG ATATTTCCAGGGCAGAGGGTTGTTTGGCACAGCACTCTCAGTCACTATGTCGACAGTTGCTCTTGTGATGTTCACGTTCACAGGGTCCTGGGGTACAACGTTCAATGTAGCTTTTCTCCTGCTGGCAGGTGCTTTCAATGCAGGACCTGACACAATGCTAG GGGGTTCGATTCCTGCAGACCTGGGAGAGAAATATGGACAAAACGCAGCTGCTGCAACAGTGGGCCTTGTTAATG GCTTTGGTAGTATTGGACCTTGTATAGAGGGCCCTTTGATAGGGCTGGTGGCGACCTGGTATGGCTGGACCAGTGTCTTCTTCGTGATGACAGTGCTCTCAGCATTTGGT
- the LOC112572955 gene encoding N-alpha-acetyltransferase 10-like yields MNIRCATPEDLMNMQHCNLLCLPENYQMKYYFYHGLSWPQLSYVAEDEGGKIVGYVLAKMEEDPEDSVPHGHITSLAVKRSHRRLGLAQKLMDQASRAMVECFNAQYVSLHVRKSNRAALHLYTETLKFSISEVEPKYYADGEDAYAMRRDLSEFRDKFSQSQIREESAAQWAIKASS; encoded by the exons ATGAACATACGCTGCGCAACA CCAGAAGATCTGATGAACATGCAGCACTGCAACTTACTATGTCTTCCAGAAAATTATCAGATGAAATACTATTTCTACCATGGGCTGTCATGGCCACAG CTGTCGTATGTAGCTGAAGACGAAGGTGGAAAAATTGTTGGATATGTTCTGGCAAAGAT GGAAGAAGATCCTGAAGATTCAGTTCCCCATGGCCATATTACCTCCCTT GCTGTCAAGCGGTCACACAGACGACTTGGTCTGGCCCAAAAACTTATGGACCAAGCATCTCGAGCTATGGTTGAGTGCTTTAATGCCCAGTATGTGTCCCTCCATGTCCGTAAAAGCAACAGAGCAGCACTCCATCTATACACAGAGACATTGAAGTTCTC GATAAGTGAGGTGGAACCTAAGTATTATGCTGATGGAGAGGATGCCTATGCCATGCGGCGTGACCTGTCAGAGTTTAGAGACAAG ttttCTCAGAGTCAGATACGAGAGGAGTCTGCTGCACAATGGGCAATAAAAGCAAGTTCGTGA